From the Onychostoma macrolepis isolate SWU-2019 chromosome 13, ASM1243209v1, whole genome shotgun sequence genome, the window TGAATGGAATGCTAGCACATTTGACCCGGAGGATGGGCGAAAAGGGTTGAAGATGATGACTGTATCCGTTAATAGTTAACATGACCCACATGTTTAGACAGGGGCTTTGTTGATCACTGTGTGAAGATTTTTTATTAACTCTTTCTGTATGCTTTGAATTTCCAAGACAACATATTTTGAATACAGAACATACAATGCAGTCATGTATCTTGTTGAGTCATCTGTGACACTTCATTAAGATATGTTTCTAATTCATAACTGAGTATAAAGAAATcaatacaaaaattatttacacattGAAACTATTGAGCTGTGGTGTTAATCCAAATGATGCGAGTTTGAATCTGGCTTGCAACGTTTCCCTGTTTTCCCCTACTATCAAGTCCTGCTGCATTTTTGGCAATGCACTGTAAATATCTATTAACATTCTGGCTGTAATTCCTGTGGATAGCAGTTGGTAACATCACAGCACACTTGAGGTTTCTTTGGTGAGAAATCCCAAGACTTGTGGAGCACTCAAGTAGTGCTTACATGAGTTTATGACCACATTGGGAGTAAGTGCCTATCTTGGTGCGGTTTGGGGGAGCCTGTGATAGGTCAAAGGGAAAATCATATTGGCAGATTTGGACAAACCTTGACAAGAGGAAACAAATGATGCATTTGGTTGGACTGAGGAACTTACTGGAAGTCAGAACAGAAGAGCAATTGCTAAATAAATTTTAGATACTCTCTTGCAGTGTATATGTCtctaaaacagtttttaaacataaaagagTTATTGAGCCAGGCACAAGCATGTATTTCCAAGGGAGTCACATGCACGTGCTGCAAGAGATGTTCCAGTTGGTAGTTTTGTGGTATTTCAGTTCATTGGCAATTGTAAGTTAACAGAAATAAttacttttctttattttactcTACTAGAACTTAATTATGTCATTTAAATTCTGATACACTGAAGCCTTTCTCAttgaatatattgttttttttttttgcagtttgcaAGAAGTCTCTAGTTGTTATTGAtttataaatgcctttaacaGTCCCCCAGATTTATGTTTGTTGTAAAAAAAGCACTGTAAAGTAGTCTGTACAAAACCTTCTTTTACATGCTGTTTGTTCTAGTGTAAGTAAAGTTGAAGTTATTTTGCTTTGATATTTCTGCCTCTTGTCTTCTTAGCAGtttggttttagttatttttaaatcttatatatttttagattatatttaatgtgtgtgtgtatatatatatatatatatatatatatatatatatatattttatacacacagtatatacagtatctcacagaagtgagtacaccctcacatttttgtaaatattttattatatcttttcatgtgacaacactgaagaaattacactttgctacaatgtaaagtagtgagtgtacagcttgtataacagtgtaaatttgctgtactctcaaaataactcaacacacagccattaatgtctaaaccgctggccacaaaagtgagtacacccctaagtgaaaatgtccaaattgtgcccgaagtgtcaatattttgtgtggccaccattattttccagcactgccttaaccctcttgggaatggagttcaccagagcttcacaggttgccactggagtcctcttccactcctccttGATGACATCACAGAggtggtggatgttagagaccttgcgctcctccaccttccgttttaggatgccccacagatgctcaatagggtttaggtctggagacatgcttggccagtccatcacctttaccctcagcttctttagcaaggttgttgggtcgttatcatgttggaatgcTGCCCTGTGGCCCAGTCTCcaaagggaggggatcatgctctgcttcagtatgtcacagtacatgttggcattaatggttccctcaatgaactgtagctccccagtgcaggcagcactcatgcagccccagaccacgacactcccaccaccatgcttgactgtaggcaagacacacttgtctttgtactcctcaccttgttgccgccacacacgcttgacatcatctgaaccaaataagtttatcttggtctcatcagaccatgggacatggttccagtaatccatgtccttagtctgcttgtctttagcaaactgtttgcgggctttcttgtgcatcatttttagaagaggcttccttctgggacgacagccatgcagaccaatttgatgcagtgtgcggtgtatggtctgagcactgacaggctgacccccaccccttcaacctctgcagcaatgctggcagcagtCATACATCTATTTCCAAAACACAACTTCTGGATATGGCGCTGAGCACGTgtactcaacttctttggtcgaccatggcgaggcatgttctgagtggaacctgtcctgttaaactgctttatgttcttggccaccgtgctgcagctcagtttcagggtcttggcaatcttcttatagtccatgccatctttatgtagagcaacaattctttttttcagatcctcagagagttctttgccctgaggtgccatgttgaacttccagtgaccagtatgagagattgagagcgataacaccaaatttaacacacctgctacccattcacacctgagaccttgtaacactaatgagtcacatgacaccggggagagaaaatggctaattgggctcaatttggacattttcacttaggggtgtactcacttttgtggccagcggtttagatgttaatggctgtgtgttgagttattttgaggggacagcaaatttacactgttatacaaggtgtacactcactactttacattgtggcaaagtgtcatttcttcagtgttgtcacatgaaaagatataataaaatatttacaaaaatgtgaggggtgtactcacttctgtgagatactgtatattagctgttaaatgattaaactAGCCTTTTAATGGAATATTTATTATCCATTCTAAATTGTCATTGACATGTTTTATAAATACGAGATGTACTGCCGTGATTCTTTGCCAAAAATGTTAAGCGCAAACCCCGCCCAACTGCCGATTTCCTTGGTCAACTCCATCATGCAGTCACCTGTCAAGAAAAGTTCAGACTTCAAGGATTTAGAGTTTAGAAAAATCACGGATAGATCCCATTATCCAGTTGTGACAGTATCACTTTTATCTGTCAGGATGTCCTACCATATGCTAGGTTAGGGAATAGGTTAGAGTTAGGGGCTGGTATTTGTTTCAGTGTTGTGTAGATAGTCAGCCCTGTCAGaaaaatctttttctttttttagttggtttgggggaaaaaatcccaATGTATTACCCTCAGACAATTCAGAGTAGAACCATTTTGAATGCTCTTGATAATTGTACTGacaatatattctttgttttgaatatttatttagaaattgatGTGacatttctttcattatttGCCAGTCGTGTGGTACTATTGTGTCTTTGCTTGTTATGAGTGTAATCTAATTCACTGTTTGTTCTGTTACCCTGCATGCCTGCCAGTGGATTATAAAGGTGGGAATGGCTGTATGATTTCACCCTGCTCTTCTGTAAATACTCACTCAGTTCTTGCCACTAATGCACTAGCTTCTCAATATAAGACTAAAAAGTCCTTGTCCGCTGCCAAAGCCTGCATCCCTCAAATCCTTCCCTCCAAGTTTAAACCCAAGCTATCTCCCTCTACCGATGGGAGCCTGGAAAGACGGACCGAGCCGACACAACAGCGGCCTAAAGCGCACAGCTGCGAGGATCTGCATCACGATGCTTGTGGCTCACGCAATGGAGATACAACAGATGCCGATCACAggttaaattcagattgcaagGGCAACCTGCATAAAAATGGACCTTTTGTGGGATCTGTGAGGAGCACAGCCGAGTTCTCCACCCTCTACCGGAACATGCACAACATTCAGAGGCCGAGCTCTCTGGGCTCCAGCCCCCACGGTAGTGTCCGTTGCCTGACTTCCTTTTTTGAGAAGCCGGGGGACGACATTACCATGGAGAGGACTGAGATCATCCCCCGGGATGCTGTGACATTTCGGGTGATGGAGTTTGAGCGTATCATTCAGCATTCGAACTCTGCACCCACTCGCTCCGCCTCAATGCCCATACTCCCTAGTAACCCAAGTCCGCCTCACAGCCCTGCTCCGACCTGCTTCCTCCAGTCCGCTCTGTCAGCTGAGACTCTAGTCCTGCCAGGGCCTGAGGATTGTCCAGCCATGAATACAGAGGCCCAGACCCTAAAAGAGGAAGACGAGTGCCCGAACACCTCAAGAACTGACTTCCCTTTGGATCTAAATGAGGGCAGATCGGAAGACAAAAACAGTTGCATTCATGATCCTGCCAAAGAGACGCCATCCGGCGGTACCTCAGAACCCACAGGTCACCATCACCACGATCACTTCCCCTTCCACACCAAACAAAGCAAGTGTAAAGGCACCTGCCCGGCTTCCTACACACGTTTCACCACAATCCTCAGGCACGAGCGCCAACAGGCCAACACCCAGCAGGAGAAGAAGTGCACTCCCCCCAGGAACTTGCTTCTGATGGGACCAGCGCCTTTCTCCTTACGGAGGTCCCTACACAGTCAACAGGCCAAAAAGACATGCGCTCTCTCTGCCATGAAGCCTATGACCGGAGATGTCATCTCGGCCAAGCTGAAGCCTTTGATTCCCCAGCGCCTGTCCTCTTTGGAGGTGCTGGAGAGGCTCAGTAATGGAGACAGCTCTCCCTGTGAGGGGTGCAACTCGGATGACCTCATGGATGTGGAGGGCTCAGAAGCCAGTAAAGATCACTCTGAAGGTGGCTATATTGAGAGTGTCATGAGTGTCAGATTGTCCACTCATGTCCGGGCATGACAATGTCTGTGATCACTCATCTTCCTCCAGCCTTTCTTTCTCCTGTCTGCTATCACCGAGTGACTTTACTTTTTCCATTTCTGCCGTGTGCTGACTTTGTGTGGTTTGTAACCAGCATATTATTGGCATATTATCCATTTCTGTTGTGTAGTGTAAAAGTGTGTCatgtcacttttttttattctcgGACTCCCACTTTTTTCATTACCTGTTTAACATACTATCCAGAATTAGCAACAAACCAAGATCAGGCTTTAAAAAGAGCCTATCATGCTGCCTTGTTTCCAGAATTGTTTTTCCAAAAGgatttcaaaacattgttcAATAAAGTTTaagctaattttttattttaagcaaaaatgtatttgaaattcAGACAAAATGACAAGACTGTACTTAAGTTGTTTTGTGAGGGAATGATCTATGCATCCCATGAAACATTGAGAATTATGTAATCGAATCATAAACAGTAGTATAATATAAAACTTTGAGTTATAGTCACTTTAcgataaggttcattagttaacattagttaactactttagataacatgaactaagaatgaacaatactcatacagcatttattaatcttcttcagtaatgttaattttaacatttaataatgcattattaaaatgaaaagttgtgcttgttaacattagttaatgatctgtgaattaacatgaactaaccatgaacaaatgtattttcattaactaacattatcaaagatgaataaatactgtaataaatgtattgctcatttttttgttcatgttagttaatacattaaccaatgttaactaatggaaccttattgtaaagtgttaccaaatttttACTTGTGTAAAATGACTGTTGCACCATCAGATTACAGTCATAGAATCTGCATCAATCTCTATATGCCCATCATTTTTAGAAGTTACAGGATACTTATGTGCCTTACTGTGATCCATTATCATTTATTACTGCTTACCAGAAGTTCTGTTTTCATCCTTCCTAAGAATAATGATAAGAGTTGAAAACTGAGAGGAATTTTGGCACGGGATTCACCCACTTGTCATTTAGCTTCTTGTCAGCTTGAGAAAATACTCAGGCCTCCCATGTTATTCCTGAACAGATGCAGTATGTACATTAATCAggcatttaacagtgtttcttATGCATAGAAAGAAATGTTATCTTACTGCAAAGCCTTGTAAATTACAGCTTCATAGATttgatttgaaataaaaaagtcatattAGTCATACACAAAATAGTGTAACCCTAGCGTGAGTCTGTTTTCACTctaagtttattttttacttgtttgtgtcttaagtttttattttcaaaactgcattataCATATTACTctagacattttttaaaacaatgtcTGAATGTTGTGTATTTTTACCATACTTTTTTTCCGATGCATGcatctttttattttgacagacCATGGCTTATGCTTATCCTGCAGATCTCAAAATACATACATTAATAAACTATTGTAATTGTAAACTGTAAGATGTGTAAGCCATTGTATGTTCATGTAATTTagatatgtattttatttaccttCTGTTGTATTTGTGTTCTTTCCAGAGTGTCTATATCATCCTCTCATTGACTCTTTCAAAGCTCTGTATAAATGGGCATTTCAGAAATATGAAGTGTTGTGCAATGCTTGAGCCAAGACAGATTTGAATCATGGCACTTACTCTTTCTTTGTGTAATTTTACTTATCATGGCAACAGAAAGtgaattctgtgttttttcaAACAGAATCCGATTCCTCACATCCATTAAGCCAAGGAGATCATGGAGAAAACTCAGATGAGGCAATCCGGAAACGCTATGGAGATAAAGAGGTGCCATTTGTTTTGACATTATCTTCCCAccaaaaacaaatcattttcTTAATCAGTATGTTTATGTTTTTCCCATGAACAACATGTAAACATCCTTGAAACAAGATAATTTTGTTTGTGAAAGAACATTGATAATATGACTTGTTTTCAAAGAGTATATCTTGAAATTAAGTAGAATTGTCTGTCCCAATGACAAAATTATTGAGGTTTAAtcataaaacagtaataaaaaaaaattcaaaatattttccctaaaaaaaaatcttatttacacaattgtataaatgtatcttgttttaagggaaaataaatgatcaacaatttttttattctattttatatctatattgttaattttacattcagggtTTTAAGAAGTTTAGGAATACATACTAgtgtatacactgtaaaaagtgatgttgacttaacttaaaaaaaattgaggaaacccgttgccttaaaatttttaagtaagtgataattaaaaaaaataagttaagtgaattgtcaagttggcttaacttttttttttttttattattatttacttaataattttaaggcaacgggtttcctaaatttttttaagttaagtcaaccactttttacagtgtatatattaataatgatgGGCATATGGATTTTAAAGCATGTTTTATGGAGACTTATATTGCTGCTATACATTGTGTTAAATCTATAATAGGCATAAACCCctttctttattaattaaatgcctgtttctttttaaagaaaattctgGAAGAGCAGAGACGGTTAAAGCGAGAGCAGGAAGAGGCAGATACAGCTGCTCGGAGACATGCTGGGCTGGTTGTGACTCATCAACAGTTCATTACTAATGACCGCTTCGGCGACCTGCTGGTTATTAATgagaaagagaagagaaaaaatATAGAGGTGACACATCTTCTATTTTATGCTTTAAAGGATATTGTTTGAGAGTTCCTGTACTGAATGCAGTACTGTGAAATAATGCTAATGGTCTGTTGTTATCTGCAGAGGACTCCTGCTCTGGCTCGATTTGACTTCAGAGCAGAAAGTTTAAAGTAAGTGTCTCACAAAGATCATAATAAGTGTTTGTTAATAACAGCATGTCATATTTAGAATACTACGTCACAAATCTAACCACATTTTACTTCCCCTTTATCAGGGAACTACCATTTCAAAAGGGAGATATTGTATACATCTACCGGCAGGTTGATCAGAACTGGTTTGAGGGAGAGCATCATGGGAGAGTTGGGATTTTTCCGCGTAGCTACGTTGAGGTACATTATCTTTATCTtttaatattagatttttttatttatagagtTTCCGAGTGTGCAgtaacctcttgtctgtaatgCTGTTTCTCCAGATCTTGCCCCCTACAGAAAAGGCTCAGCCCAAAAAGAGTGCTCCGGTCCAGGTGTTGGAGTATGGAGAGGCTATTGCTCGATTCAATTTCACTGGTGACACTGCTGTTGAAATGTCTTTCAGAAAGGTATTGTTTCAGCAATTTAATAAAGCTTATGCTTTATAATGCTTTATTAATCTAGGAGTCGTCAACCTTAACCACGCATAGTGTACCACTACTGATATGTGAGCAACAAGAACTAGagagattattattatatgtactgtatatgcttAATTTAGAAAACTACCTCTTGGAGTAATCCTTCAACGGCATgcattctattattatttattattatttactgagATGAATGTGGAGTTAAACACACTTAAAGTGTGATGAAACAAGCTGAACAGAAAGCTTTCAGAAACATGTTAtggaagaggaaaaataaaaataaatgaagataGATACACTGCAAATTAAGCCACACATTCAGGACAGATTTGTCACCAGCCAGCAGAATAAAATGTACTATATACAGAGACAACAGTGACTATAATCAAATTCACCAAGAAGATGATTAGATATGAATGTTGAGTCACATCTGGACATATGCATATCTAAGCAGACTTTACCTTGCAGACATTATTGCAGGTAAATTAGTCAGAAAATGACTCTGTTCTACTGAAATACCAAAGAACACTGCACTCACACCATTTCAAatgcttgtgtgtttgtgtgttaacTGATGAtggtttatatacatatacactacttaatattttttgtgaggaaactgattatttattttcatcatttttaaaaaacttcccacatgaaaaaatactatagtaatttattgtatatactaagctgtttttgaaccatactatagtaaagtacttgaattaatttgttgtggtaattctatagttgtggtggtaatataacaactatagtaataaacaaattactttacCCAATACTGTAGCCTACTATGTtcttgtcagtcctctgtcgtgtgttgtgtgtttcccgttctcatgtttctatatttggtcatgttcatgtccttgttcagtgtgatcattagtttattcagttcaggtgtgtgtgtaattatccAGTTTATATTAGTTTCTGCCCGTTCAGTtccttttcgtctggtctactcgttactcccggtgttcctgtgtgtctgccctgccttgtcttgccctgttggTTTgaattaaagactgtattttgagtttcatccttgtctcctcgttcctccccgctgtgtgcaccgtgataGTTCTCTACAACTATAGGGTATATTATACTACAATACACTACactttactgtagtaaaaactaaTGTAGGCaatactacagtatttattagtttatcaATTCACTAGAGTTAATACTACAGTATGCtgtagcattcattaacaaagtgttgtaaatactataatatatacagtataatacactttactatagtatggttcaaaaacactagtatttactataaattactatagtattttttcatgtggactagaaaggtcaaaagaacagcaattatttgaaatataaatctgtaaaatcataaatgtCTGTCAATTTTTATCAATTGAATGcgtccttgcagaataaaagtataacTTTCTTactaatcccaaacttttgaacgatatatataaatatacatataaaagaaaaataaatgtgtgtgtgttgtctgtGTCATTTTGTCTGCCTGTAGGGGGAGCGTATTACACTGATTCGCCGAGTAGATGAGAACTGGTATGAAGGCAAAATTTCTGGCACTAACCGGCAGGGCATCTTCCCCGTCACCTACATAGAGGTGCACAAGAGACCCCGAGTGAAAAATGGAGTGGACTACCCTGATCCCCCTATCAGCCAGTCACCTCACCGGAGCACTAATGCCTCTCCACAGGTAAAGACCTGACAATAGTCGTGGCCCTTGAATCATTTTCTTGGAAAACTCGCTGTTTTCATTTtcccatttgtttttgtttattcattatcTCATATAGTTGTTCTCACTGTTTCACTTCTCCATTTCCTCCTTCCTCTTTATTGTTTCTTCTCATTTCTCCTGGCACCCGGCCTTGCCCTCCAAAAAGCCCATTCGTAATCGGCTCACCACCTCCCCTCTCCCTCTGCCGCGGTCTCCCCGCCGCTCGATCTCCCCCGAAGTCCACGCCATCTCCAACGAATGGATTTCGCTCACTGTGGGCGGAGCCAGCAGCAGCCCCCCTGCTGCACCCACCCCACCCCTCCCCCCTCTGCCAAGCGCTTCATACCGCTGGGGCGAATATCTGCCCCCTTCCATGTCAGCCAGTCCCGTGCCTCCCATCAGCGGCAGCCCCTACTGCGTCTCCCCCATGGCTTCTCCCTCCACATCTCCTTTACCCCCGCCCTATCCACCCCGCCCCTGCTCGGCCACCCCGTTCCTCACCTTCACTCCACCTCAAGGCGAGGACTTCCTTCTTTCTCCACCCTCTCCCCGCCTGTCCCGCAGCCTGAGTCCCTGTGGGGGTGCTGGGCTTGAGGGTTGGCTTACAGGGGGCAACAGGCTGGATCAGGAGTTTCAGGAAGGGGATGGGGCTGAAATAGACAGGGCTGGCAGCCTCCGCAAGGCTCCTTACAGCAGGAACAATAGTCCGGCAGAGGTATCTTCTGCATGGTGTGGTGTGTTTTTTAAAGGTGCCCATCATATGGTGCCTAAGCTCAAGGGAGGTCACTGTTTACATCGGCACGAGTTGTAGATCTAACAGACTGAGATAGGAAATTATATCTGACCCTTCTGGTTGTGCTAGTGAGTTTCAATCACACATTTGAGGCTTCCACGCTATTGAGAGAAACACAGATGAAAAGGAACTGCTGCATGTAcctctaacatgattagcatgaaGCTTGGATGttgatattttttgtttatgttgcCTATTATGAAATCATGCATGTCTGATACAAATCTATAGAGTGTGCACATTGAAATGAAACAAGGACCCCTAAATCTAATGGCAGATTGAAAATTTTGATTGGAAAAAGGATTGTCAGGCAAGTGCAAGGGTTAAATTCTttgataataacaaataatatttcGATATCTGAAGGCACTTTCTGTATTTGtctatttaattatgtattttgaggcagtttttttttttttttttagcaaatgttGATATATGTGATTAATTGTGACTGATTTAAGCATACAATGCaattaatcagaaaaaaaaaaaacagttcgaCAGCCCTGATTTATATTAATAGTAGATGGTTAATTCTGTGTAATTGTTTGAAGAACTCTTGTATTTTGTATCTGCGTTCAAATGACAAATACGTATTAGGTTATAAAGAGtgtcagtatgatttttaaaagaaatgaatatttgTATTAAGCAAGGAGGCATTAAATCGATTTAAATTGACAAAATTTTacactgttacaaaagatttctattttaaataaacgctgctttgccatcacaggaataaattacattttaaaagatatgaaaacagaaatagtgaaaatttaaattaaaatgcagtcttggtgagcataatagacttatttaaaaaacaataaaaagtctTACTGACTACCAAGCTACATAAACTAGAAATATAAGCTATCCTAAGGACTATTTCCGCTAGAGGGAGCATCCCA encodes:
- the LOC131552711 gene encoding sorbin and SH3 domain-containing protein 1 isoform X6, producing the protein MKSSPDLMPTELDPTRVCKGKGAVTLRATLVHIDDEDGTSQELSKNSAKSGWLGAVNGDATETSLAKRSVNNTGADLNSTQVNETPTKVDSPVSKSQSQLTSCLDQPSPITSSAKVSSSYPSTSSVNPTIVLLQHSREAVAEQGSGPNRSPAVSQNKSSSETPADMEGKRMRLSEHSAVPAPRVPVRNTELSKDWYRNMFKQIHKVPELVEENPYRPTYIFPESNDRPLKTRDDMLSYGGEDVRAVPRSKSAVDVGSSRGQMPVPTRTSSLKPQRNEWEPPDKKVDTRKYRAEPKSIFEYEPGKSSVLKLERPTQGISPEDVDLENEPWYRFFSEMEFGKASAPSFSPLETSSDLQQYSACKAGNGEVEKKDSLSASGQAAPECDRHIYKSVLEGGDIPLQGLRALNKRNPSTSSKVDYKGGNGCMISPCSSVNTHSVLATNALASQYKTKKSLSAAKACIPQILPSKFKPKLSPSTDGSLERRTEPTQQRPKAHSCEDLHHDACGSRNGDTTDADHRLNSDCKGNLHKNGPFVGSVRSTAEFSTLYRNMHNIQRPSSLGSSPHGSVRCLTSFFEKPGDDITMERTEIIPRDAVTFRVMEFERIIQHSNSAPTRSASMPILPSNPSPPHSPAPTCFLQSALSAETLVLPGPEDCPAMNTEAQTLKEEDECPNTSRTDFPLDLNEGRSEDKNSCIHDPAKETPSGGTSEPTGHHHHDHFPFHTKQSKCKGTCPASYTRFTTILRHERQQANTQQEKKCTPPRNLLLMGPAPFSLRRSLHSQQAKKTCALSAMKPMTGDVISAKLKPLIPQRLSSLEVLERLSNGDSSPCEGCNSDDLMDVEGSEASKDHSEESDSSHPLSQGDHGENSDEAIRKRYGDKEKILEEQRRLKREQEEADTAARRHAGLVVTHQQFITNDRFGDLLVINEKEKRKNIERTPALARFDFRAESLKELPFQKGDIVYIYRQVDQNWFEGEHHGRVGIFPRSYVEILPPTEKAQPKKSAPVQVLEYGEAIARFNFTGDTAVEMSFRKGERITLIRRVDENWYEGKISGTNRQGIFPVTYIEVHKRPRVKNGVDYPDPPISQSPHRSTNASPQPIRNRLTTSPLPLPRSPRRSISPEVHAISNEWISLTVGGASSSPPAAPTPPLPPLPSASYRWGEYLPPSMSASPVPPISGSPYCVSPMASPSTSPLPPPYPPRPCSATPFLTFTPPQGEDFLLSPPSPRLSRSLSPCGGAGLEGWLTGGNRLDQEFQEGDGAEIDRAGSLRKAPYSRNNSPAEPLRNDVEYYGRSSRSPVMLFDIQDNNMNANSFTEAVCNEIMNIAETSVRYCSTLSRPIDSAHRLLPPPSKHSLIISQQPLSQSSSPEPGRMSCGIFQALYNYMPQNDDELELQEGDLVSVMEKCDDGWFVGTSKRTKQFGTFPGNYVKAVNL